Within Fusarium keratoplasticum isolate Fu6.1 chromosome 8, whole genome shotgun sequence, the genomic segment GACCCAGTGACGTACCCCCGAGTCCACCACCTACCGCAGCCTGAGGGCAGGCACAAGCCAGACTGAGAAGTTGCGCTCCTGGTCTTGCATGTGTCAAAGCGAAGAAGTTGACTCGACTCGCGCGCATCCATCAGCTTCTCACTTTTCAGTTTCCCCCACTCTCCTTTTCATTTTCTCTCATTAGCTCTTTAGTTTCCACCCCGAttactcttcttctttcatctccttctcctgcttcGCAATGCTTCGTTGGTGACGATCTTCATcattcttcctctcccaAACCTTGGGGATTCACCCACCCTATCATCCTCCCTCGCCGAGAAACCCGCGAGCTCTCCCTAGTCACTCTCGCGATATTTTGAATACCTACAGTTACCAATTGCTTTATCTGCGCCCTAGGAGTACCTGCTCTTCTCGAATCCTACACTCTCCAGCATCGTCTTGAGCTtcggcttcagcttcagcgcGGCTTCAAGCTCGCCATGTCGCCCGCCGGCGGGGCAAGATCCGGCATCTTTCGCCGCTTCCTACTCCCCGGTGCAGTTGCTACATCCGGTGCTGTCCTACTCTACAGCTACCGGCCGCGCGATTTCACTGGACATTCGTCTCCCGCTGTTCCGCCCCCTACTTTCGGCGCAGATGGCACCTTCAAGCTTCCTCGGTTCCCCCGCGTCAAGTCGCGCAACGAACAATTAAACCACCTTCGCGAGAGCTCCCGCCCAGACGTTCAGGAGTATGATATGCTCATTATTGGAGGCGGCGCCACTGGCGCTGGCGTCGCCCTCGACGCTGCTACTCGTGGCCTCAAAGTTGCTGTGGTCGAGCGCGATGACTTCAGTAGCGGCACCAGCAGTAAGAGCACCAAGCTTGTGCACGGCGGAGTGCGCTACCTCGAAAAGGCAGTTTGGAACCTCGATTACAGTCAATACAtgctggtcaaggaggctctcaaggagcGCAAGTATTTCCTCCAGACGGCCCCTCATCTGAGCTCCTGGCTGCCCATCATGCTACCCCTCGACAAGTGGTGGAAAGCACCCTACTACTGGGCTGGTACCAAGTTCTACGATTTTCTGGCTGGCAGCGAAGGCATCGAAAGCTCCTACTTCCTCACCCGCAGCAAAGCTCTTGAAGCTTTTCCTATGCTAAAGCAAACAGACCTGGTTGGCGCTCTCGTCTACTATGACGGTGCCCACAACGACTCGCGCATGAATGTTTCCATCGCCATGACTGCCGCTCTCTATGGTGCAACTGTTGTCAACCACGCCGAGGTCACGGGCCTCTTGAAGGACGACCAGGGCAAGCTCTGCGgtgccaaggtcaaggacctcGTCGCAGCCAAAGATGGTCGGCCGACGGAGGATATCACCGTCCGCGCCAAGAGTGTCATCAACTGCACTGGACCCTTTACCGACTCGATTCGCAAGATGGACGACCAAAAGTGCAAGGAAATTGTCGCCCCGGCCTCTGGAGTTCACGTCATTCTCCCTGGTTACTTCAGCCCTGGAAAGATGGGTTTGATCGATCCCTCAACGTCAGATGGCCGAGttatcttcttcctcccctgGCAAGGCAACACCATCGCTGGTACCACCGACTCCCCATCCACCATTTCACCTAACCCCCTCCCTGATGAGAAGTCGATCGAGTGGATCTTGAGCGAGGTTAGCCACTATCTGTCTC encodes:
- a CDS encoding Glycerol-3-phosphate dehydrogenase — encoded protein: MSPAGGARSGIFRRFLLPGAVATSGAVLLYSYRPRDFTGHSSPAVPPPTFGADGTFKLPRFPRVKSRNEQLNHLRESSRPDVQEYDMLIIGGGATGAGVALDAATRGLKVAVVERDDFSSGTSSKSTKLVHGGVRYLEKAVWNLDYSQYMLVKEALKERKYFLQTAPHLSSWLPIMLPLDKWWKAPYYWAGTKFYDFLAGSEGIESSYFLTRSKALEAFPMLKQTDLVGALVYYDGAHNDSRMNVSIAMTAALYGATVVNHAEVTGLLKDDQGKLCGAKVKDLVAAKDGRPTEDITVRAKSVINCTGPFTDSIRKMDDQKCKEIVAPASGVHVILPGYFSPGKMGLIDPSTSDGRVIFFLPWQGNTIAGTTDSPSTISPNPLPDEKSIEWILSEVSHYLSPEINVRRGDVLAAWSGIRPLVKDPKAKNTESLVRNHLIDVAPSGLLTCAGGKWTTYRQMAEECVDAAIDEFGLKPKPVRDAPRVSGTEMIDDGAILDGTCQTHKVRLVGAHGFSNTLFIPLIQHFGVETEVAKHLTESYGDRAWTVASLCKLTDKRFPARGERISQLYPFVDGEIRYAVRHEYAQTAVDVLARRTRLAFLNAQAALEALPKVVDVMTEELKWDRQRQDHEWKEAVAYLESMGLPKPMLTTTRKQVEQGKLDFANSLEWKMYSRHDKPSEDD